The DNA window TATCTTGTTTGCGTTTTTGCTCTGGAAAAGGTAGTTGACGTCATCCAAAGATAATATTAATGATTGGCCTTTCTTTTGAAGCTCCAGCATTATCTTTTCATATATCTTTGCAAATGGAACTCCTGATTCGGGAGGCAGGTGTCCGAAAATCTGCTTGTGGATTTGGGATATTATTCCGAACCTTGTCGTGTGAAGCTGGCAGTTTATATAGACGCATACGACCTTGTCAGTGTTTTTCTCGACCAGTTCGTATACCTTCTTGACCGCCGTTGTCTTTCCGGTTGCAGGAGACCCCAGTATCACTGCATTTGACGGTTGCGCGTTGCGCATGGCCGGCCTTATGGCTATTGCCATGGCTTCCATCTGCGTGTCCCTGAAATTATAGTTTGGAGGCAGATAGTCCGGGTCAAATGCGTTTATGTTCTTAAAGAGACTTTCGTCATACATCAATATATCTTCGATTCCCATATTATCTAATCTATTTTTAGCTATTAAAAAAATTTTGTATCAGTTGAAAAATTCCACGTTATTGGAGTCAAAGCTTTCATTGAATTCCTTTAAGACCTCATTGTCCTTAACTACCTGGATTGTGATATGATCCACATACACCTGATTTTTTGGCAAGAATAAACTTATGGCATGCAAATCAGTTTCAGAGAGCATAAAATGGATTTTCTGCAGGTTTTCTGTCGTTTTTCCAAGCTCGGTATTGTTTGAATCATAATATATCGTTCTAAGGAAATACTTGTCCGAATCAGAAGGTATTCCTGAAATATATCCGTTCACATAGTAAGAGTATGTCATGGTAGTATTGTTGTCATAGCTTGAAATCCATTCCCCGCTTTCAGATACGGTAACTAGGATGTTTTCGCTGTCTGTGAAATTGCCCGTAATCAGGATAAATGCTGCAAAGATGATGACCGCAACGATTCCAACTGCCACCAGTATTTTCGGCAATCCCCACCCCTTATCAGATTTTTCTGTGCTGAAATTGAGATTTATGCCGCATTCAGGACAGGTCTTTTCATCATGATTCAATTTGCAGCCGCATTCAGGACAAAACTTAGCCATGATACCCCCCAGGCATTAATAAGTCATTCTTTCAAATTAGTTATTTTAACGTTTTCGTTTTCTTCTATCCAGTTAGTGAATTCTTCAGCATATTGAAGCTTTTTGCGCTTGACTTCATCGGCCGGTCCTACGATGTCCGGCAGGTTAGGCCTTGAATACTTTGTTACGATTTCGCCGAAGTCCATTCCGGCCAATGTGATTTCAGACGCTCCCAAAGCTACTGCCAAGAATATCGCCCTGTCGCCGTCGGTGAATCCTCCGAAGTTGTAAAGGTTTCCCACCGGCTGGGCCTGGGTCGTTCCAAGGACGTTTGTGAAAAAGGGAGTCAGCTGAGCTACCTTTGTGATATTGTCGCCGTGGGCGTGTATAACGACGTTTGCACCCCTTAAATTAGCCAACAGTATGTCATCAAGATTTCCGTCCAAATCTGTGACAACGATGTCCGGAGAAATCCTCTCTTCAACCATGGCGGTTGTGGCGCCGTCTGCAGACACCAGGACATATTCCTTCAAGTCATAGTTTTCAAGCAGGAGCTGGATATGCTCCTTGAGTGACGGGCCCGCTCCGAAGACAATAAACCTGTCTGAAAATCCA is part of the Methanobrevibacter millerae genome and encodes:
- a CDS encoding zinc ribbon domain-containing protein, whose product is MAKFCPECGCKLNHDEKTCPECGINLNFSTEKSDKGWGLPKILVAVGIVAVIIFAAFILITGNFTDSENILVTVSESGEWISSYDNNTTMTYSYYVNGYISGIPSDSDKYFLRTIYYDSNNTELGKTTENLQKIHFMLSETDLHAISLFLPKNQVYVDHITIQVVKDNEVLKEFNESFDSNNVEFFN
- a CDS encoding 6-hydroxymethylpterin diphosphokinase MptE-like protein; amino-acid sequence: MEFGQWSIYYKEILDDFGFSREDDEKSAQVLDEILSEEGCLTLEDLSKIVGFSDRFIVFGAGPSLKEHIQLLLENYDLKEYVLVSADGATTAMVEERISPDIVVTDLDGNLDDILLANLRGANVVIHAHGDNITKVAQLTPFFTNVLGTTQAQPVGNLYNFGGFTDGDRAIFLAVALGASEITLAGMDFGEIVTKYSRPNLPDIVGPADEVKRKKLQYAEEFTNWIEENENVKITNLKE